A DNA window from Ranitomeya imitator isolate aRanImi1 chromosome 2, aRanImi1.pri, whole genome shotgun sequence contains the following coding sequences:
- the CRLF3 gene encoding cytokine receptor-like factor 3: MEALDGLITEAKESMEAARNYREELRHRLQGLSQARRQIRQSAVQTRAALQQHFLDMRSAVSQMLDDRLLSLLQQVDAIECDSIKPLDDCQKLLEQGVHTADGLLQEGEVAVSCNGGDHENLCNFTHKALHIQLDSLPEVPSLVEVPCLSAQLDDAFLPIARDHISKLGTVASRPPVQIEELIERPGGILVRWCKVDDDFVAQDYRLQYRKNPCGHFEDAYVGSECEFIVLHIDPNVDYQFRVCARGDGRQEWSPWSVPQLGHTSLVPHEWSPGVDGYSLSSRRNIALRNDAPQHHVLYSKAATYHPGQTLTFRVETNGAPDRRDSIGVCVGREEGLDSLQSDRAVCIGSSGAVYVNGKEMTNQLPPVSPGSTITFDMELVSLGANSEGPHQRRRVTICSGNREVVFDWLLEQSCDSLYFGCSFFHPGWKVLVF; the protein is encoded by the exons ATGGAGGCGCTGGACGGACTGATAACGGAGGCCAAGGAGAGCATGGAGGCGGCGAGGAACTACCGGGAGGAGCTGAGGCACCGGCTGCAGGGGCTGAGCCAGGCGAGGAGGCAG ATCAGGCAGAGCGCTGTGCAAACCCGGGCCGCTCTGCAGCAGCACTTTCTGGATATGCGGAGCGCCGTGTCCCAGATGCTGGATGACCGTCTGCTGTCGCTGCTGCAGCAGGTGGACGCCATCGAGTGCGACAGCATCAAACCGCTGGACGACTGCCAGAAGCTGCTGGAGCAGGGGGTGCACACGGCCGACGGCCTCCTCCAGGAGG GAGAGGTCGCTGTGTCCTGTAATGGTGGAGACCACGAGAACTTGTGTAActtcacccacaaagctctgcacatCCAGCTGGACAG CCTCCCGGAGGTCCCCTCACTGGTGGAGGTTCCCTGCCTCTCAGCTCAGCTGGATGACGCCTTCCTGCCCATTGCCAGAGACCACATCTCCAAGCTCGGGACTGTGGCCTCCAGACCCCCGGTGCAGATCGAGGAGCTGATCGAGAGACCTGGGGGCATCCTGGTGCGATGGTGCAAG GTGGATGACGACTTCGTGGCTCAGGATTACCGTCTTCAGTACCGGAAGAATCCCTGCGGCCACTTTGAAGACGCCTACGTGGGCAGTGAGTGCGAGTTCATTGTGCTCCACATTGACCCCAACGTTGACTATCAGTTCAGGGTTTGTGCCCGAGGGGACGGCCGGCAGGAGTGGAGCCCATGGAGCGTGCCACAGCTGGGTCACACCTCCCTGGTCCCACACG AATGGAGTCCAGGTGTGGACGGATACAGCCTGAGCAGCCGCAGGAACATCGCTCTGCGCAATGATGCTCCGCAGCACCACGTCCTCTACTCCAAGGCTGCCACGTATCACCCTGGTCAGACGCTGACATTCAG GGTGGAGACCAACGGCGCCCCAGACCGGAGGGACAGCATCGGAGTATGCGTGGGGAGAGAGGAGGGACTGGACTCCTTGCAGAGTGACCGGGCCGTGTGCATTGGCTCCAGTG GCGCTGTTTATGTGAATGGTAAGGAGATGACCAATCAGCTGCCACCTGTCTCCCCGGGATCCACCATCACCTTTGACATGGAGCTTGTCAGCCTGGGAGCCAACAGCGAGGGCCCACACCAACGGCGCAGAGTGACTATCTGCTCTGGAAACCGGGAGGTGGTCTTTGATTGGCTGTTGGAGCAGTCATGTGACTCTTTGTACTTTGGATGCTCATTTTTCCACCCCGGCTGGAAGGTTCTGGTGTTTTAG